A window of the bacterium genome harbors these coding sequences:
- a CDS encoding GNAT family N-acetyltransferase, producing the protein MVAIRALQRDDRPSISRILHDTGNFTAAEIAVALELVDIYLNQPQQKDYLLHCALASDDGVIGYVCFGPTPMTEGTWDLYWIAVAPPYQGSGIGRALTEFVENYVISRHGRQLFIETSSQAKYEPTRQFYLRRNYQEIARLPDFYTVGDDRVIYRKLLR; encoded by the coding sequence ATGGTCGCCATTCGCGCCCTGCAGCGCGACGATCGGCCGTCTATCAGCCGAATTTTGCATGACACCGGCAATTTCACCGCCGCTGAAATAGCCGTCGCGCTCGAACTGGTCGATATCTACCTCAATCAGCCGCAGCAGAAGGACTACCTGCTCCATTGCGCCCTCGCCTCGGATGACGGCGTCATCGGCTATGTTTGTTTCGGCCCGACACCGATGACCGAAGGCACTTGGGACTTGTATTGGATCGCCGTTGCCCCGCCGTATCAGGGCAGCGGCATTGGCCGGGCATTGACCGAATTCGTTGAGAATTACGTGATCAGCCGGCACGGCCGCCAGCTTTTCATCGAAACTTCCTCGCAAGCGAAATACGAACCCACCCGCCAGTTTTATCTCCGCCGGAACTATCAGGAAATCGCCCGCCTCCCCGACTTCTACACCGTCGGGGATGACCGCGTCATCTACCGCAAACTGTTGCGCTGA
- a CDS encoding NupC/NupG family nucleoside CNT transporter codes for MERFISLLGMVALLALAYAISYDRRNFPWRVVLWGTGLQLLFAVIILWTDAGKTAFQWTGDKVTAFLGFTKYGTEFLFGNLVKPEFQNTFGFQFAFAILPTIIFFSAVMSILYHLGLMQKIVEVIARAMAKTMGTSGAESLSCSANIFVGQTEAPLLIRPFVATATKSELMAIMCGGFATVAGGVLAGYIAMGIPAAHLLAASVMSAPAALVMAKIILPEREESVTKGHVKVPPAKVAGDVIEAAAVGAADGVKLAVNVGAMLLAFIAIIAVINAGMGVVHQALSSWVGFDYFPQDLRTLFGWIFAPLAWLMGVPWKDCIEFGNLLGTKISINEFVAYVHLGEVIKGGLMSERAEIIATYALCGFANFSSVAIQIGGIGGMAPERRGELAKLGLRAMFGGALASWMTATIAGMLIG; via the coding sequence ATGGAACGATTCATCAGCCTGCTGGGTATGGTCGCCTTGTTGGCGCTTGCCTACGCCATTTCCTATGATCGCCGGAATTTCCCCTGGCGGGTGGTGTTGTGGGGAACGGGTCTGCAACTGTTGTTCGCGGTAATCATCCTGTGGACGGATGCCGGCAAGACCGCATTCCAATGGACCGGTGACAAGGTCACCGCCTTCCTCGGCTTCACCAAATACGGCACCGAGTTTCTTTTCGGCAATCTCGTCAAGCCGGAATTTCAAAACACCTTCGGTTTTCAGTTCGCCTTCGCCATTCTTCCCACCATCATTTTTTTCTCTGCGGTGATGTCGATTCTCTATCATCTCGGGCTGATGCAAAAAATCGTCGAGGTGATCGCGCGTGCCATGGCGAAAACCATGGGCACGAGCGGCGCGGAATCCTTGTCCTGCTCCGCCAACATCTTCGTGGGCCAGACCGAGGCGCCGCTGTTGATACGGCCGTTCGTGGCAACGGCGACGAAGTCGGAGTTGATGGCGATCATGTGCGGCGGCTTTGCCACGGTGGCCGGCGGCGTGCTGGCGGGTTACATCGCGATGGGCATTCCGGCTGCGCATTTGCTGGCCGCCAGCGTGATGTCCGCGCCGGCCGCACTGGTGATGGCCAAGATCATTCTGCCGGAACGGGAGGAGTCTGTCACCAAGGGCCACGTCAAAGTGCCGCCCGCCAAAGTCGCGGGCGACGTGATTGAAGCAGCGGCGGTGGGCGCAGCGGATGGCGTCAAGCTGGCGGTCAACGTCGGGGCCATGCTGCTCGCCTTCATCGCCATCATCGCCGTGATCAATGCCGGCATGGGCGTTGTGCACCAGGCGCTGTCGAGTTGGGTGGGTTTCGATTACTTCCCGCAAGACCTGCGCACTCTCTTCGGTTGGATCTTCGCGCCGCTGGCGTGGCTCATGGGCGTGCCCTGGAAAGATTGTATCGAGTTCGGCAACCTGCTGGGCACGAAAATCTCGATCAACGAATTCGTGGCTTATGTTCATCTCGGAGAGGTGATCAAAGGCGGCCTGATGAGTGAGCGTGCCGAGATTATTGCGACCTACGCGCTGTGCGGGTTTGCCAACTTCTCCTCCGTTGCCATTCAAATCGGCGGGATCGGCGGCATGGCACCCGAGCGCCGCGGTGAGCTGGCCAAACTCGGCTTGCGCGCCATGTTCGGCGGCGCGCTGGCAAGCTGGATGACCGCGACGATTGCGGGGATGCTGATCGGCTAG
- a CDS encoding amino acid permease — MNLFRTKNLDQLTRDAEATRMKRSLGPVDLISLGIGAIIGTGIFAVIGTAVAGDAVRPGAGPAIMLSFVLTAVACAFSGLCYAEFASLVPVSGSAYTYSYATLGEVVAWIIGWDLIIEYAIGNVAVAIGWAAYFHQMCEGLGLHIPAWLSVDYRSAVQAAAAAAKAGGQVDPSIALNYEAWLNHPTILGIPIVFNFLAVAIVALITWVLVLGAKESARVNNIMVVIKLVILLFFIYVGAKYVKPEHWTPFMPNGFSGVWTGASLIFFAYIGFDAISTAAEECRNPGRDMPIGIIGSLAICTLIYVVVAAVLTGMMPWDKLGVADPLAAALAYVGSDAAAGLVAFGAVISMTAVLLVFQYGQPRIFFSMSRDGLLPPYFEKIHPKYKTPHKTTIWTGVVVATISAVANINEIVELTNIGTLFAFALVCAGIIILRYKDPHRPRAFRTPLVPLVPLLGIASCIYLMAGLPYVTWIRFGLWLLAGLLLYFVYGFWHSQLRRRG; from the coding sequence ATGAACCTGTTCCGCACCAAAAACCTCGACCAGTTGACCCGCGACGCCGAGGCTACACGCATGAAGCGCTCGCTCGGCCCGGTCGACTTGATTTCGCTCGGCATTGGCGCCATCATCGGCACCGGCATTTTTGCCGTCATCGGCACGGCAGTGGCCGGGGATGCCGTGCGTCCCGGCGCCGGTCCCGCGATCATGCTCTCCTTTGTGCTCACCGCGGTTGCCTGCGCCTTTTCCGGCTTGTGTTACGCCGAGTTTGCCTCGTTGGTGCCGGTCTCGGGCAGTGCTTACACATATTCTTATGCCACTCTCGGCGAAGTCGTGGCGTGGATCATCGGCTGGGATTTGATCATCGAATACGCCATTGGCAACGTTGCGGTCGCGATTGGCTGGGCTGCCTATTTTCACCAAATGTGCGAGGGCCTCGGCCTGCATATTCCTGCCTGGCTCTCGGTGGATTATCGCTCCGCGGTGCAGGCGGCCGCGGCCGCGGCCAAAGCCGGCGGGCAAGTCGATCCCTCCATTGCCCTGAACTATGAGGCGTGGCTCAACCATCCCACCATTCTCGGCATTCCCATCGTGTTCAATTTTCTCGCGGTGGCGATCGTGGCGCTGATCACGTGGGTCCTGGTGCTGGGCGCGAAGGAATCGGCGCGGGTCAACAACATCATGGTGGTGATCAAGCTCGTCATTCTGCTGTTCTTCATCTACGTGGGCGCGAAGTACGTCAAGCCGGAGCATTGGACGCCGTTCATGCCCAACGGCTTTTCCGGTGTGTGGACCGGCGCGAGCTTGATCTTTTTCGCCTATATCGGTTTTGATGCCATCTCCACCGCCGCGGAGGAATGCCGCAACCCGGGTCGCGACATGCCCATCGGCATCATCGGTTCGCTGGCGATTTGCACGCTGATCTACGTGGTGGTGGCGGCGGTTTTGACCGGCATGATGCCGTGGGACAAGCTCGGCGTCGCAGATCCGCTCGCGGCGGCGCTGGCCTACGTCGGCTCCGATGCCGCTGCCGGCCTGGTGGCGTTCGGCGCGGTGATTTCCATGACCGCGGTGCTGCTCGTTTTTCAATACGGCCAGCCGCGCATCTTCTTTTCCATGTCACGCGACGGTCTGCTGCCGCCTTACTTCGAAAAAATTCATCCCAAATACAAGACCCCACACAAAACCACCATCTGGACCGGCGTGGTGGTCGCAACCATCTCCGCGGTCGCCAACATCAACGAGATCGTGGAATTGACCAACATCGGCACGCTCTTCGCTTTTGCGCTGGTGTGCGCGGGCATCATCATTCTGCGCTACAAAGATCCGCACCGGCCTCGCGCCTTCAGAACACCGCTGGTGCCGCTGGTGCCGCTACTCGGCATCGCCTCCTGCATTTACTTGATGGCCGGCCTGCCTTACGTTACCTGGATCCGCTTCGGCCTGTGGCTGCTCGCCGGTTTGCTGCTCTATTTTGTCTATGGCTTCTGGCACAGCCAATTGCGCCGCCGGGGTTGA